The proteins below come from a single Chryseobacterium capnotolerans genomic window:
- a CDS encoding glycosyltransferase has translation MGIEKSTGDFIAFLDADDYFLPNRFDAEKELFKDPKVEGVYGALGVHYYSAKAKEQYYQLFGDRLTTVYKKYDPRDVFPGQLHMLGPFGLFSIDTLTIRRESLMNKVDTLFKPHLRLHEDTEFLFRLSYYLDLYPGILDEAIAIRGVHENNRITKVDLRVIDPSVSRAMLWKEVDLWSQTESDISEDVKVHIKRMYRSFEIAKAPLLKKWGMIIRYFFTDYKSIRSGLYNINFRHSLIS, from the coding sequence TTGGGAATTGAAAAATCAACTGGTGATTTTATTGCTTTTCTAGATGCAGACGACTATTTCCTACCCAATAGATTTGATGCAGAAAAAGAATTATTTAAAGACCCGAAAGTAGAAGGTGTTTACGGAGCCCTTGGCGTTCATTATTATTCTGCAAAAGCAAAAGAACAATATTATCAATTGTTTGGGGACAGACTGACCACAGTGTATAAAAAATATGACCCCAGAGATGTTTTTCCTGGTCAACTTCATATGCTGGGACCTTTCGGGCTCTTCAGTATTGATACTTTAACGATTCGCAGAGAGTCTTTGATGAATAAGGTAGACACCTTGTTTAAGCCTCATTTAAGACTTCATGAAGACACAGAATTTCTCTTCCGCCTTTCTTATTATCTCGATCTGTATCCCGGCATTCTTGACGAAGCTATTGCTATAAGAGGTGTACATGAAAATAATAGAATAACAAAGGTAGACCTTCGGGTCATAGATCCTTCTGTCTCCCGTGCCATGCTTTGGAAAGAGGTTGATCTTTGGTCTCAGACCGAAAGTGATATTTCTGAAGATGTTAAGGTCCATATCAAAAGGATGTACAGGAGTTTTGAAATTGCAAAAGCTCCTTTATTAAAAAAATGGGGAATGATTATTAGATATTTTTTTACTGATTATAAAAGTATAAGGTCTGGATTATACAATATCAATTTCCGGCATTCATTAATTTCTTAA
- a CDS encoding glycosyltransferase family 2 protein: MKISVIIPVYNAEKYVSQAVESALQFDEVYEVILIEDKSPDHALEVCKQLAEKYDRVKLYQHPDKGNHGAGPTRNLGIEKSTGDFISFLDADDYFLPNRFDAERELFKRPEVEGVYGALGVHYYTEKAKEQYYSIFGDRLTTVYKRHEPKDVFLGQVYMLGSFGLFSIDALTIRRDSLMKKMDPLFKASLRLHQDTEFLLRLSYYLNLYPGILDKAVAVRGVHEDNRITLVDSKR, encoded by the coding sequence ATGAAAATTTCAGTAATTATTCCCGTTTACAACGCCGAAAAATATGTCTCCCAAGCGGTGGAATCTGCTCTTCAATTTGATGAAGTTTATGAAGTCATTCTTATAGAAGATAAATCACCGGATCATGCTCTAGAGGTATGTAAACAACTTGCCGAAAAATATGACAGAGTAAAGCTTTATCAACATCCTGATAAAGGGAATCATGGCGCAGGCCCTACGAGAAACTTAGGAATAGAAAAATCCACAGGTGACTTTATTTCTTTTCTGGATGCAGATGACTATTTCCTACCCAATAGATTTGATGCAGAAAGAGAACTTTTCAAAAGACCTGAAGTAGAAGGCGTTTATGGAGCTCTTGGCGTTCATTATTACACTGAAAAAGCAAAAGAACAATATTATTCTATATTCGGAGACCGATTAACTACTGTTTATAAAAGACATGAGCCTAAAGATGTTTTTCTGGGGCAAGTCTATATGCTGGGAAGTTTTGGACTGTTCAGTATTGATGCTTTAACCATCCGCAGGGATTCTTTAATGAAAAAAATGGATCCTTTATTTAAAGCCTCCCTGAGACTCCATCAGGATACGGAATTCTTATTAAGGCTCTCTTATTATCTTAATCTCTATCCCGGAATTTTAGATAAAGCTGTGGCTGTAAGAGGTGTACATGAAGACAACAGAATTACCTTGGTAGATTCAAAAAGGTAA